A portion of the Anoxybacillus gonensis genome contains these proteins:
- the pyrE gene encoding orotate phosphoribosyltransferase, whose amino-acid sequence MKKEIAKQLLSIGAVSLRPNEPFTWSSGIQSPIYCDNRLTLAYPAVRQAIADEMTSLIRTHFPHVEVIAGTATAGIPHAAWVSERLNMPMCYVRSQAKGHGKGKQIEGKVEQGQHVVVVEDLISTGGSSLHAVRALREAGCNVLGVVAIFTYGLEKGKRAFQQEQVPYYTVTDYDTLMETAKELGIITKEEQTTLHHWREQLEA is encoded by the coding sequence ATGAAAAAAGAAATCGCAAAACAACTTCTTTCCATTGGCGCAGTATCGTTGCGTCCAAATGAACCGTTTACGTGGTCTTCAGGCATACAATCGCCCATTTATTGCGATAATCGCTTGACGTTAGCGTATCCCGCGGTTAGACAAGCCATTGCCGACGAGATGACATCACTCATTCGCACGCATTTTCCGCATGTAGAAGTCATCGCTGGCACAGCGACGGCAGGCATTCCCCATGCCGCATGGGTGAGCGAGCGGTTGAATATGCCGATGTGCTACGTTCGCAGTCAAGCGAAAGGACACGGAAAAGGAAAGCAAATTGAAGGGAAAGTAGAACAGGGGCAACACGTCGTCGTCGTCGAAGATTTAATTTCAACAGGCGGCAGCTCATTGCATGCGGTGCGCGCTTTGCGTGAAGCAGGATGCAACGTGCTTGGTGTCGTTGCGATCTTTACATACGGATTAGAAAAAGGAAAACGAGCATTTCAACAAGAACAAGTCCCATACTATACCGTTACCGACTACGATACGCTCATGGAAACAGCGAAAGAACTTGGCATCATCACCAAAGAGGAGCAAACAACGTTGCACCATTGGCGTGAACAGCTAGAAGCATAA
- a CDS encoding dihydroorotate dehydrogenase electron transfer subunit, with amino-acid sequence MKENMTIISNRQIAKGIYELTLAGSLVQRMRTPGQFVHMKVANSGPLLRRPLSLCDMNLEANECTIIYRAEGAGTTLLSQKLPGDTVDVLGPLGNGFPISALSSGQRALLVGGGIGVPPLYELAKQLVKKGVFVTIVLGFQTKDVAFYEERFASFGETYVATVDGSYGMKGFVTDVIHHYRLSFDVLYACGPKPMLRALANEFPHQDVYLSLEERMGCGVGACFACVCRVPHSETAYKKVCSDGPVFRAGEVVL; translated from the coding sequence ATGAAGGAGAATATGACGATCATCTCTAACCGCCAAATCGCCAAAGGCATTTATGAGTTGACGCTCGCAGGTTCGCTCGTTCAGCGCATGCGTACACCAGGACAGTTTGTGCACATGAAGGTGGCAAACAGCGGACCGCTGCTCAGACGTCCGCTCAGCCTTTGCGACATGAATCTAGAAGCGAATGAATGTACGATTATTTACCGCGCGGAAGGGGCAGGAACGACGCTCCTTTCGCAAAAATTGCCCGGAGACACGGTCGATGTGCTCGGTCCGCTCGGAAACGGTTTCCCGATTTCTGCGCTGTCAAGCGGACAACGCGCGCTTCTTGTCGGTGGGGGCATCGGTGTGCCACCGTTATATGAATTAGCGAAACAACTCGTGAAAAAAGGAGTATTTGTGACGATTGTGCTCGGCTTTCAAACGAAAGATGTCGCATTTTACGAGGAGCGATTCGCATCGTTTGGCGAGACGTACGTTGCGACCGTAGACGGCTCGTACGGCATGAAAGGATTTGTCACCGACGTCATTCATCACTATCGCCTTTCGTTTGATGTGTTATACGCATGTGGACCGAAGCCGATGTTACGGGCGCTCGCAAACGAGTTTCCACATCAAGACGTATATTTGTCGCTCGAAGAACGGATGGGATGCGGTGTCGGGGCTTGTTTTGCATGCGTATGTCGCGTGCCGCATAGCGAAACGGCATATAAAAAAGTATGTAGCGACGGTCCGGTATTTCGGGCGGGGGAGGTCGTGTTATGA
- a CDS encoding carbamoyl phosphate synthase small subunit, with amino-acid sequence MKRQLILEDGTRFVGEAFGSKRQAVGEVVFNTGMTGYQEILTDPSYCGQIVTMTYPLIGNYGVNRDDFESIEPHVFGFVVKEACLSPSNWRSEMTIDEYLRMKNIPGLAGVDTRKLTRIIRQHGTLKGMICDMDVSVTEAIAYLKETELIRDQVKRVSTKSAYASPGRGHRVVLIDFGMKHGILRELNKRHCDVIVLPYNATAEEVLQLHPDGVMLSNGPGDPKDVPEAIHMIQGILGHTPLFGICLGHQLFALACGANTEKMKFGHRGSNHPVQHIETGKVAITSQNHGYTVTEQSLSRTRLQVTHIALNDGTIEGLRHRDVPAFTVQYHPEASPGPEDANDLFDDFIAMIEQFKKERGVVHA; translated from the coding sequence ATGAAACGACAACTCATTTTAGAAGATGGTACACGTTTTGTTGGAGAAGCGTTCGGAAGTAAAAGGCAAGCAGTTGGTGAAGTCGTTTTTAACACAGGGATGACAGGATATCAAGAAATTTTAACTGATCCGTCGTATTGCGGACAAATTGTAACGATGACATATCCGTTGATCGGCAACTACGGCGTAAACCGCGACGATTTCGAATCGATCGAACCGCACGTGTTCGGGTTTGTTGTGAAAGAAGCGTGCCTATCTCCGTCCAATTGGCGAAGTGAAATGACGATTGACGAATATTTACGTATGAAAAACATTCCCGGATTAGCAGGAGTAGATACGCGCAAGCTGACGCGCATCATTCGTCAACACGGCACGTTAAAAGGGATGATTTGCGACATGGACGTTTCGGTGACAGAGGCGATCGCGTATTTAAAAGAAACAGAGCTTATACGCGATCAAGTGAAGCGCGTATCGACAAAAAGTGCGTACGCTAGTCCGGGGCGCGGTCATCGCGTCGTTTTAATCGACTTTGGCATGAAGCACGGCATTTTGCGCGAGTTAAATAAACGTCATTGTGACGTCATCGTGCTGCCATACAATGCAACGGCAGAAGAAGTGTTGCAGCTGCATCCGGATGGAGTCATGTTATCGAACGGACCGGGGGATCCGAAAGATGTACCAGAGGCGATTCATATGATTCAAGGCATACTCGGTCACACTCCACTTTTTGGAATTTGCCTCGGTCATCAACTGTTTGCACTTGCTTGCGGGGCGAATACGGAAAAAATGAAGTTCGGTCATCGCGGCTCGAATCATCCGGTTCAACATATCGAAACAGGAAAAGTCGCCATTACTTCACAAAACCATGGCTACACCGTCACGGAGCAGTCGCTTTCACGCACGCGGTTACAAGTGACACATATCGCTTTAAACGACGGAACGATTGAAGGGCTTCGCCATCGCGACGTTCCGGCATTTACAGTGCAATACCACCCAGAAGCGTCACCGGGACCAGAAGATGCAAACGATTTATTTGATGATTTTATTGCGATGATTGAACAGTTTAAAAAAGAAAGAGGGGTCGTTCATGCCTAA
- a CDS encoding dihydroorotase, producing the protein MATIFKRARLLNEQGEFISADIKIDEGRITHIASHMDEDDCDEVIDVNGQFVAPGFIDVHVHLREPGGEHKETIATGTLAAAKGGFTTIAAMPNTKPVPDTKQQMEWLVHRIRETAHVRVLPYAAITVRQAGKQLVDFAALKEAGAFAFTDDGVGVQSARMMYEAMQQAAALNMPIVAHCEDETLTYKGCVHDGAFAKRHGLSGIPSVCEAVHIARDVLLAEATGCHYHVCHISTKQSVRIVREAKRAGIRVTAEVTPHHLLLCEEHIPSLDANFKMNPPLRTKEDQQALIEGLLDGTIDFIATDHAPHTEEEKSEGMVLAPFGIVGLETAFPLLYTHFVEKGVCTLKQLIDWLSKKPAETFRLDGGQLKVGAKADFVVIDLHTTQVIDPATFVSKGKNTPFAGWTCKGWPTMTVVDGNIVWQKGRE; encoded by the coding sequence ATGGCTACCATATTCAAACGTGCGCGCTTGCTTAACGAACAAGGCGAGTTCATCTCGGCTGATATAAAAATCGATGAAGGTCGTATTACTCATATCGCTTCTCATATGGATGAGGACGATTGTGATGAAGTGATTGACGTAAACGGACAGTTTGTCGCTCCGGGGTTTATTGACGTCCACGTTCATTTGCGCGAACCGGGGGGAGAACATAAAGAAACGATTGCGACAGGTACGCTCGCTGCGGCAAAAGGCGGATTTACAACGATTGCAGCGATGCCAAATACAAAACCTGTTCCAGATACGAAACAACAAATGGAATGGCTCGTCCATCGCATTCGCGAAACAGCGCACGTGCGCGTTTTGCCGTATGCGGCGATTACTGTACGCCAAGCCGGAAAACAGCTTGTCGATTTTGCCGCATTAAAAGAAGCAGGGGCATTTGCGTTTACAGACGATGGCGTTGGCGTACAAAGCGCACGCATGATGTATGAAGCGATGCAACAAGCCGCCGCTCTTAATATGCCGATCGTTGCGCATTGCGAAGATGAAACGTTGACGTATAAAGGGTGCGTGCACGATGGGGCATTTGCGAAACGACATGGGCTTTCTGGCATTCCTTCCGTTTGCGAAGCTGTACATATTGCGCGCGATGTGTTATTGGCGGAGGCAACGGGCTGTCATTATCACGTTTGCCATATCAGTACGAAACAGTCGGTACGCATCGTGCGCGAGGCGAAGCGGGCAGGCATTCGCGTTACCGCTGAAGTAACGCCGCACCATTTGTTGCTTTGTGAGGAACATATTCCTTCGCTCGATGCGAATTTTAAAATGAATCCGCCGTTGCGAACGAAAGAAGATCAACAAGCGTTAATCGAAGGATTGCTTGATGGAACGATTGATTTCATTGCTACTGACCATGCACCGCATACGGAAGAAGAAAAAAGTGAAGGGATGGTGCTTGCCCCATTTGGAATTGTCGGATTAGAAACGGCCTTCCCGCTTTTATATACACATTTTGTTGAAAAAGGAGTATGTACGTTAAAACAGCTCATCGATTGGTTGTCGAAAAAACCAGCCGAGACGTTTCGTCTCGATGGCGGACAATTAAAAGTTGGCGCAAAAGCAGATTTCGTTGTCATCGATTTACATACAACACAAGTGATTGATCCGGCTACGTTTGTTTCGAAAGGAAAAAACACGCCATTTGCAGGCTGGACGTGTAAAGGATGGCCGACGATGACAGTCGTCGACGGAAACATTGTTTGGCAGAAAGGGAGAGAGTGA
- the carB gene encoding carbamoyl-phosphate synthase large subunit, translated as MPKRQDIETILVIGSGPIVIGQAAEFDYAGTQACLALKEEGYKVILVNSNPATIMTDTEIADKVYMEPLTLEFVSRVIRKERPDAILPTLGGQTGLNLAVELAKAGVLEECGVEILGTKLEAIEKAEDREQFRALMNELGEPVPESAIVHSLQEAYAFVEQIGYPVIVRPAFTLGGTGGGICTNEEELVDIVSSGLKMSPVHQCLLEKSIAGYKEIEYEVMRDAKNNAIVVCNMENIDPVGIHTGDSIVVAPSQTLSDREYQLLRNASLRIIRALGIEGGCNVQLALDPHSFQYYVIEVNPRVSRSSALASKATGYPIAKLAAKIAVGLTLDEMMNPVTGKTYACFEPTLDYVVTKIPRFPFDKFESANRHLGTQMKATGEVMAIGRTFEESLLKAVRSLETSVYHLELKEQVDDALLQKRIRKAGDERLFYIAEAFRRGVTVQQVHAWSQIDPFFLTKIARIVAFETVLRDHVGDMTVLQQAKEMGFSDVAIANFWHMTERDVYEMRKRAQITPVYKMVDTCAAEFESETPYYYSTYEEENESIVTARESVVVLGSGPIRIGQGIEFDYATVHCVWAIKEAGYEAIIINNNPETVSTDFSISDKLYFEPLTIEDVMHVIDLEQPIGVIVQFGGQTAINLAAELAARGVRILGTSLEDLDRAENRDKFERTLAQLGIPQPKGKTACSVQEAVHIANEIGYPVLVRPSYVLGGRAMEIVYKEEELLHYMEHAVKVNPQHPVLIDRYLIGKEIEVDAISDGEDVLIPGIMEHIERAGVHSGDSIAVYPPQTLSKDIQQKIVDYTIALAKGLRIVGLLNIQFVLYDGEVYVLEVNPRSSRTVPFLSKITNVPMANIATKVILGETLQALGYNTGLKEESDGVYVKAPVFSFAKLRNVDISLGPEMKSTGEVIGKDETFAKALYKGLVASGIHIRPHGAVLLTIADKDKEEAIDIARRFYHIGYQLLATNGTAQTLREANIPVTVVNKIHTGSPNILDVIRQGKAQVVINTLTKGKETESDGFRIRREAVENGIPCLTSLDTAKAMLLVLEAMTFSTMAMTEKKVGV; from the coding sequence ATGCCTAAACGCCAAGATATTGAAACGATTCTTGTCATCGGTTCAGGACCGATCGTCATCGGTCAGGCAGCAGAGTTTGATTACGCAGGGACGCAAGCATGTTTGGCATTAAAAGAAGAAGGATATAAAGTCATTCTCGTCAACTCCAATCCAGCAACGATTATGACCGATACAGAAATTGCTGACAAAGTGTATATGGAGCCGTTAACGCTTGAATTTGTCTCGCGCGTCATTCGGAAAGAGCGTCCGGATGCGATTTTGCCGACGCTTGGCGGGCAAACGGGGCTAAATTTAGCGGTCGAATTAGCGAAAGCAGGAGTGCTTGAGGAATGTGGCGTTGAAATTCTCGGCACGAAATTAGAAGCGATTGAAAAAGCAGAAGACCGCGAACAATTTCGCGCGCTCATGAACGAACTTGGCGAGCCGGTGCCGGAAAGCGCCATCGTTCATAGTTTACAAGAAGCGTATGCGTTCGTTGAACAAATTGGTTATCCGGTCATCGTCCGCCCAGCATTTACGCTCGGTGGAACAGGTGGGGGCATTTGTACGAACGAAGAAGAGCTTGTCGACATCGTTTCTAGCGGTTTAAAAATGAGTCCGGTTCATCAATGTTTATTAGAAAAAAGTATCGCAGGCTATAAAGAAATTGAGTACGAAGTCATGCGCGATGCAAAAAACAACGCGATCGTCGTTTGCAATATGGAAAATATTGATCCTGTCGGCATTCATACGGGCGATTCCATCGTCGTCGCTCCGAGCCAAACGTTAAGCGATCGCGAATATCAACTGTTGCGAAACGCCTCGCTTCGCATTATTCGCGCGCTCGGTATCGAAGGGGGATGCAACGTCCAGCTCGCTCTTGATCCGCACAGTTTTCAATATTACGTCATTGAAGTAAACCCGCGCGTCAGTCGCTCATCGGCGCTTGCATCTAAAGCGACGGGGTATCCGATTGCCAAACTAGCAGCAAAAATTGCGGTTGGCTTAACGCTGGATGAAATGATGAATCCGGTCACAGGAAAAACGTACGCTTGCTTTGAGCCAACGCTCGATTACGTCGTTACAAAAATTCCGCGCTTTCCGTTCGATAAATTCGAATCAGCGAACCGCCATCTCGGTACGCAAATGAAAGCGACAGGGGAAGTGATGGCGATCGGGCGCACGTTTGAGGAGTCGCTATTAAAAGCGGTCCGCTCGCTCGAAACGAGCGTCTATCATCTCGAGTTAAAAGAACAAGTCGACGACGCCTTGCTGCAAAAGCGTATTCGAAAAGCGGGCGATGAGCGTCTATTTTACATCGCCGAAGCGTTTCGCCGCGGCGTAACGGTCCAACAAGTACATGCATGGAGCCAAATCGACCCGTTCTTTTTAACGAAAATCGCCCGTATCGTCGCCTTCGAAACGGTTTTACGTGACCATGTTGGCGATATGACTGTTCTTCAACAAGCAAAAGAAATGGGCTTTTCTGATGTGGCGATCGCTAACTTTTGGCATATGACTGAACGCGACGTATATGAGATGCGTAAGCGCGCCCAAATCACACCTGTATATAAAATGGTCGATACGTGCGCAGCGGAATTTGAATCCGAAACACCATATTATTACAGCACGTACGAAGAAGAAAACGAATCGATCGTGACCGCCCGTGAAAGTGTCGTCGTCCTCGGCTCTGGTCCGATTCGTATCGGGCAAGGAATTGAGTTTGACTACGCGACCGTTCATTGTGTATGGGCGATTAAAGAAGCGGGATATGAAGCAATCATTATTAACAACAATCCAGAAACCGTTTCAACCGACTTTAGCATTTCCGATAAGTTGTACTTTGAACCGTTAACGATTGAAGATGTGATGCACGTCATCGACTTAGAACAGCCGATTGGCGTCATCGTCCAATTCGGTGGACAAACGGCCATCAACTTAGCGGCGGAATTAGCGGCACGCGGCGTGCGCATTCTCGGCACATCGCTTGAAGATTTAGATCGTGCGGAAAACCGCGACAAATTTGAACGGACGCTTGCGCAACTCGGCATTCCGCAACCGAAAGGAAAAACAGCATGTTCCGTACAAGAAGCGGTCCATATTGCGAACGAAATCGGTTACCCTGTTCTCGTTCGACCATCGTACGTGCTTGGCGGTCGGGCGATGGAAATCGTGTATAAGGAAGAGGAATTGCTTCATTATATGGAACATGCGGTCAAAGTAAATCCGCAACATCCGGTACTCATCGACCGTTATTTAATCGGAAAAGAAATCGAAGTCGATGCGATTTCGGACGGGGAAGACGTGTTGATCCCAGGCATTATGGAACATATTGAGCGCGCTGGCGTCCATTCTGGCGATTCGATTGCCGTATATCCGCCACAAACGTTATCAAAAGATATTCAACAAAAAATTGTCGATTATACAATTGCGCTCGCGAAAGGGTTGCGCATCGTCGGACTGTTGAACATTCAGTTTGTATTATATGACGGCGAGGTGTACGTACTAGAAGTGAATCCGCGTTCGAGCCGAACCGTTCCATTTTTAAGTAAAATTACGAACGTGCCAATGGCGAATATAGCGACAAAAGTCATTTTAGGAGAAACGTTGCAAGCGCTTGGCTACAACACCGGATTAAAAGAAGAAAGCGACGGTGTATATGTGAAAGCTCCTGTCTTTTCGTTTGCGAAGTTGCGCAACGTCGATATTTCGCTCGGACCAGAAATGAAATCGACAGGTGAAGTCATCGGAAAAGATGAAACGTTTGCGAAGGCGCTTTATAAAGGACTTGTCGCTTCAGGCATTCACATTCGTCCACACGGTGCCGTGTTGTTGACGATCGCCGACAAAGATAAAGAAGAAGCGATCGACATCGCCCGCCGGTTTTACCATATCGGTTACCAGTTGCTTGCGACAAACGGTACAGCACAAACGTTACGGGAAGCAAACATTCCGGTCACTGTCGTCAATAAAATTCATACCGGTTCACCAAACATTCTTGATGTGATTCGTCAAGGCAAAGCGCAAGTCGTCATTAATACATTAACAAAAGGAAAAGAAACGGAAAGCGACGGCTTCCGCATTCGTCGCGAAGCAGTCGAAAACGGCATTCCGTGTTTAACGTCGCTCGATACAGCGAAAGCGATGCTTCTCGTCTTAGAAGCGATGACGTTTTCGACAATGGCGATGACAGAAAAGAAGGTGGGCGTATGA
- a CDS encoding aspartate carbamoyltransferase catalytic subunit codes for MNHLLTLAELSVDDVLAILHEAERFANGETWKVNKQTFVANLFFEPSTRTRCSFEMAERKLGLEVIPFDADMSSVQKGETLYDTIRTLQAIGVEAVVIRHPSDHYFEPLRHAIDISIINAGDGCGHHPTQSLLDLMTIRQQFGTFIGLDVAIVGDIRHSRVARSNAEILTRLGANVLFCSPPEWQDTENGYGTYVDLDTAVKEADVVMLLRIQHERHDEKMGWTKEQYHEQYGLTIEREKQMKKTSIILHPAPVNRDVEIASELVECERSRIFKQMENGVYVRMAVLKRALQKGGTQNGYHIQTCALA; via the coding sequence ATGAACCATTTACTAACGTTAGCAGAGTTATCGGTTGATGATGTGCTTGCCATTTTGCATGAAGCGGAACGATTTGCGAACGGGGAAACGTGGAAAGTGAATAAACAAACGTTTGTCGCCAACTTATTTTTTGAGCCGAGCACGCGGACGCGTTGCAGCTTTGAGATGGCGGAACGAAAACTCGGGCTTGAAGTCATTCCGTTTGATGCAGATATGTCGAGCGTCCAAAAAGGAGAAACGTTGTATGATACGATTCGGACGTTGCAAGCAATCGGCGTGGAAGCCGTTGTCATTCGCCACCCATCCGATCATTATTTTGAACCGCTCCGTCATGCGATTGACATTTCGATCATTAACGCAGGCGATGGGTGCGGTCATCATCCGACGCAATCGTTGCTCGACTTAATGACGATTCGTCAACAATTTGGCACATTTATTGGGCTTGATGTGGCGATCGTTGGTGACATTCGTCATAGCCGAGTGGCGCGTTCTAATGCTGAAATATTAACAAGGCTAGGTGCAAACGTCTTATTTTGCAGCCCGCCGGAATGGCAAGATACAGAAAACGGTTATGGCACATACGTCGATCTTGATACGGCAGTAAAAGAGGCGGATGTTGTGATGCTTCTTCGCATTCAACACGAGCGCCATGACGAAAAAATGGGTTGGACAAAAGAGCAATATCACGAGCAATATGGCTTAACGATCGAACGAGAAAAACAAATGAAGAAAACGAGCATCATTTTACATCCAGCCCCTGTGAATCGCGATGTAGAAATCGCAAGCGAACTCGTTGAATGCGAACGGTCTCGCATTTTTAAACAAATGGAAAACGGCGTATACGTGCGCATGGCTGTATTGAAACGTGCATTACAAAAAGGAGGGACACAAAATGGCTACCATATTCAAACGTGCGCGCTTGCTTAA
- a CDS encoding dihydroorotate dehydrogenase encodes MNRLAVELPGLSLKNPIMPASGCFGFGREYAKFYDLSVLGAIMIKATTLDARFGNPTPRVAETPSGMLNAIGLQNPGVDVVLAEELPWLAQYDVPIIANVAGSTVEEYVEVARRISKAPNVHALELNISCPNVKKGGIAFGTVPEVAAELTRAVKEVSDVPVYVKLSPNVTNIVAMAKAVEQAGADGLTMINTLLGMRIDVKTAKPILANRTGGLSGPAIKPIAIRMIYEVSQAVSLPIIGMGGIESAEDVIEFFYAGASAVAIGTANFIDPYVCPNIIRDLPNVLDELRIDHISQCTGRGWNNGQTVYCST; translated from the coding sequence ATGAATCGATTAGCCGTGGAGTTGCCAGGACTTTCATTAAAAAATCCGATTATGCCTGCCTCCGGCTGTTTCGGATTTGGACGAGAATACGCGAAATTTTACGATTTAAGCGTGCTTGGGGCGATCATGATTAAAGCGACGACGCTTGACGCGCGCTTCGGCAATCCGACGCCGCGCGTAGCGGAAACGCCAAGCGGCATGTTAAATGCGATCGGATTGCAAAATCCAGGTGTCGATGTGGTGCTCGCTGAAGAATTGCCATGGTTAGCGCAATATGACGTGCCGATTATCGCCAACGTGGCTGGTTCGACCGTAGAAGAATATGTAGAAGTGGCTCGGCGCATTTCGAAAGCGCCAAACGTTCATGCGCTCGAGTTGAACATTTCATGCCCGAACGTGAAAAAGGGCGGCATCGCATTCGGAACGGTTCCAGAAGTCGCTGCGGAGCTGACGCGGGCGGTCAAAGAAGTGTCGGACGTGCCTGTTTATGTGAAACTATCACCGAATGTCACAAACATCGTTGCGATGGCGAAAGCGGTTGAACAAGCAGGGGCGGACGGATTGACGATGATTAATACGTTATTAGGCATGCGCATTGATGTGAAAACAGCGAAGCCAATTTTAGCGAACCGAACAGGTGGGTTATCTGGTCCAGCGATTAAGCCGATTGCGATTCGAATGATTTATGAAGTGAGTCAAGCGGTATCGCTTCCGATTATCGGCATGGGCGGGATTGAAAGCGCGGAAGATGTCATCGAATTTTTTTATGCCGGTGCGAGTGCGGTCGCGATCGGTACAGCGAATTTCATCGACCCGTACGTTTGTCCAAACATTATTCGCGACTTACCGAATGTTTTAGATGAACTTCGTATCGATCATATTTCACAATGTACGGGAAGGGGATGGAACAATGGACAAACCGTTTATTGTAGCACTTGA
- the pyrF gene encoding orotidine-5'-phosphate decarboxylase, with protein sequence MDKPFIVALDFASKEEVRTFLQPFSHTSLFLKVGMELYFQEGPAIIDELKQKGHHIFLDLKLHDIPHTVKKAMKGLAKLGVDLVNVHASGGSAMMRAAIEGLEEGTPHGMSRPRCIAVTQLTSTSEQVLCNELLIDRPMKETVVHYASLAYRSGLDGVVCSAQEVPLLRASFGTSFITVTPGIRFAGDKTDDQVRVVTPYEAKQLGTNYIVIGRSITKASDPYAAYERLKREWDGGQ encoded by the coding sequence ATGGACAAACCGTTTATTGTAGCACTTGATTTTGCATCAAAAGAAGAAGTGCGAACGTTTTTACAACCATTTTCTCATACGTCGCTCTTTTTAAAAGTCGGCATGGAGCTATATTTTCAAGAAGGTCCAGCAATAATTGACGAACTGAAACAGAAAGGCCATCATATTTTTTTAGATTTAAAGCTTCATGATATTCCACATACAGTGAAGAAAGCGATGAAAGGGTTAGCAAAACTAGGCGTTGATTTAGTAAACGTTCATGCTTCAGGAGGAAGTGCAATGATGCGCGCGGCGATCGAAGGATTAGAAGAAGGAACACCACACGGGATGAGCCGTCCACGTTGCATTGCCGTTACGCAGCTGACGAGCACAAGCGAGCAAGTTCTCTGCAATGAATTGCTGATCGATCGCCCGATGAAAGAAACGGTCGTTCATTACGCATCTCTCGCTTACCGTAGCGGACTTGACGGTGTTGTTTGTTCCGCCCAAGAAGTGCCGCTTCTTCGCGCATCGTTCGGCACATCGTTTATCACCGTCACGCCAGGCATTCGCTTTGCGGGCGACAAAACAGACGATCAAGTGCGCGTCGTCACACCGTATGAGGCAAAACAGCTCGGAACAAATTATATCGTCATCGGACGAAGCATCACAAAAGCAAGTGATCCATATGCAGCATATGAGCGTCTAAAACGGGAATGGGATGGTGGACAATGA